Proteins from a single region of Bdellovibrio svalbardensis:
- a CDS encoding RDD family protein translates to MFEINKDKQKIIPQRAPHNREAPLPLKNPVVRRRKPTRQPTDSKLNEIFKNNKMQFDQNTGFHGGPSARRKGYRLALWSWLASTIDALILVAASCVFLLVFSLIVKSSMGGILAGITQGQHRLLLFAEVYAMSSWIYMISIRSLMGSSIGEWACDLRLGQPHERLQANYVLRVFLRSTLIVLTGVITMPILSLVFGKDIAGVCSGLRLFSLK, encoded by the coding sequence ATGTTTGAAATTAATAAAGACAAACAAAAGATCATACCGCAGAGGGCTCCCCATAACAGGGAAGCCCCTCTGCCTTTAAAGAACCCGGTGGTTCGTCGTCGTAAACCGACCCGTCAACCCACAGATTCCAAGCTCAATGAAATTTTTAAAAACAATAAAATGCAGTTCGATCAGAACACCGGCTTTCATGGGGGCCCCTCTGCGCGTCGCAAAGGTTACCGTTTGGCTTTGTGGTCCTGGTTGGCTTCGACTATTGATGCTTTGATTTTAGTTGCTGCCAGCTGTGTATTTCTTTTGGTTTTCTCGCTGATTGTTAAAAGTTCGATGGGTGGAATTCTTGCGGGTATCACTCAAGGGCAGCATCGATTGTTGTTGTTTGCGGAAGTCTATGCGATGTCATCTTGGATCTATATGATCTCGATTCGCAGTCTGATGGGGTCGTCGATTGGTGAGTGGGCTTGTGACTTGCGCTTGGGTCAACCTCATGAACGCTTGCAGGCCAATTACGTGTTGCGCGTGTTTTTACGCAGCACTTTGATTGTTCTTACAGGTGTGATCACCATGCCAATTTTATCTTTGGTGTTCGGCAAAGATATAGCGGGCGTATGCTCAGGGCTGCGTCTTTTTTCTCTCAAGTAA
- a CDS encoding class I SAM-dependent RNA methyltransferase, with translation MQSRSFNPSIKIPCPYQNSCNGCQYLHLTYSEQLDLKKNELSDLLSRKNLSTPGVEVLTAGPAYLRDRLDFSLQGGRLGLYAKDAHDIVDIDICAQLSPALQEWLAEFRTYNWPVEKGSVRLRVGPHGERGVWLDFANVDIKKILDEKSLLQRLQKTAFVEIGQRRKVPFWNGSEFKLKDPELNVWFNTWMNGDAVSLYCHVASFTQPSHKANELIGQTISSWVGRYPKARVIEFGSGIGNLTLPALASASSLVACEIDALSLEGLEKSVAMLPGSLKAHAQKLTIHRGDFQKKILKDFSEFDGILANPPRSGLMSFLNPLEELKPEQRPSFFIYMSCFPESMAVDLVKLKNYGYEMKECVILDQFPQSTHYEVLTLLERKKTQP, from the coding sequence ATGCAAAGCCGATCATTTAATCCATCCATTAAGATCCCCTGTCCCTACCAGAATAGCTGTAATGGTTGCCAATACCTGCACCTAACCTATTCGGAACAGTTAGATCTTAAAAAAAACGAACTTTCAGACCTTCTCAGCAGGAAAAACCTTTCTACTCCGGGAGTCGAAGTTTTAACAGCGGGACCGGCTTATTTGCGAGATCGCCTGGATTTCAGCTTACAAGGGGGCCGCTTGGGACTTTACGCCAAGGACGCCCACGATATTGTTGATATTGATATTTGCGCCCAACTATCGCCGGCCCTGCAGGAATGGCTCGCAGAATTCAGAACTTACAACTGGCCCGTGGAAAAGGGCTCCGTCCGCTTAAGAGTCGGCCCCCACGGCGAGCGCGGCGTGTGGTTGGATTTTGCGAACGTGGATATTAAAAAAATTCTTGATGAAAAATCCCTTCTGCAACGACTGCAAAAAACAGCCTTCGTTGAGATCGGCCAGCGCCGCAAAGTGCCTTTCTGGAATGGTTCTGAGTTTAAACTTAAAGATCCCGAATTGAATGTTTGGTTTAACACGTGGATGAACGGAGATGCCGTTTCACTTTACTGTCATGTCGCCAGCTTTACACAACCCAGTCACAAGGCGAATGAGCTTATTGGCCAAACGATTTCCTCGTGGGTGGGGCGATACCCGAAGGCTCGGGTGATTGAATTTGGTTCAGGGATTGGTAACTTAACCTTACCTGCGCTGGCTTCCGCTTCGTCATTAGTAGCTTGTGAAATTGATGCCTTATCTTTGGAAGGTTTGGAGAAATCCGTGGCAATGCTGCCGGGCTCTTTAAAAGCACATGCGCAGAAACTAACAATCCATCGGGGAGATTTTCAAAAAAAGATTTTGAAAGACTTCTCTGAGTTTGATGGCATTTTAGCCAACCCACCTCGCTCAGGCCTGATGAGCTTCCTGAATCCTCTGGAGGAACTTAAACCCGAACAAAGACCTTCGTTTTTTATTTACATGTCCTGCTTTCCAGAATCCATGGCGGTGGATTTGGTGAAGTTGAAAAACTATGGTTATGAAATGAAAGAATGCGTGATTCTGGATCAATTTCCACAAAGCACGCACTATGAAGTTCTGACTTTACTTGAGAGAAAAAAGACGCAGCCCTGA